In Balearica regulorum gibbericeps isolate bBalReg1 chromosome 35, bBalReg1.pri, whole genome shotgun sequence, the genomic window cacacCGGGGGGGGACaacccccgccccgccccgcagGTGACACCAGCCAGCTGTGGCCGTGATGGTGGTGACATCACCTAGACGTGGGCGTGATGGTGGCGGCAGCGTCCAGACACGTGTGTGACAGCGGTGACACCATACGGACACACACATGGTGATGGTGACACCATAGGGACACACGTGATGACGGTGCCACCATCCACACACGTACGATGACACCGGTGACACCATCCACACACGTACGATGACACCGGTGCCACCATCCACACACGTACGATGACACCGGTGACACCATCCACACACGTACGATGACACCGGTGCCAccatccacacacacacacgacagGTGCCACCACTGGGACAGGTGTGTGACGATGATGTCACCACCCCAGGCATGGCGGCTGTGGTGTCACCCGCAGAGCCGGGCCCCCACCTTTGTCCCCACGTGTCCCCCACCCCCCGCCGTCCCCACGGGGGTGACGGTGACGGACCACGGCCTCCTCGACGTCCTCCCCCTGGGTGGCCTTGGTGCCTCTTGctgtccccagtgtccccacgGGTGATGTCCTCCACCTGGGCCACCTCGGCCTTGTCCCTCcccctgtccccatgtcccctccACGCCCAAGACGCCCTCCAACCCTCCGACATCCCCACGGATGACCCACCAGAACCTGCTTTGACGTTCTCCTCTTGGGTCACCCTGGCCTTGACCCCatgtcccccgtgtccccatggGTGACAGACCTGAACCTGCctgacctcctcctcctcctgggccCTTGTCACTCACCCTGCCCCCATGGGTGACCCCCCTGAACCTGCGTgatgtcctcctcctcctcctgggccACCTTGGCCTTGTCCCTCActctgtccccatgtccccaacGTCCCCATGGGTGACAGACCTGAACCTGCTTGACTTTCTCCGCTCGGGCCACCTCGGCCCCGTGTCCCCTCCACGCCCAAGACGCCCTCCAACCCTCCGACATCCCCACGGATGACCCACCAGGACCTGCTTTGACGTTCTCCTCTCGAGTCGCCTTGGCCCCGCGTCCCCTCCCCACCCAAGCTGTCCCCACGTCCCCCACCCCGCCGTGTCCCCAGGGGGTGACGGTGACCTACCAGAGCCCTCTTGACGTACTCCTCCTGGGCCGCCTTGGTGTTGTCCTTCTTGCCGGCCCAGGCCCGCAGCGCCGAGGCCTGCAGCGCCCGCCCGTAGGAGAAGGTCAGGGCCCACGGTCGCGCCAGGGGACAACGGTTGATGGCGTTGAGGTTGAGGGACGCCTCCTCCTCGCTCTGACCTCCAGACAGGAACGTGATGcctggggacgtggggacagCGTACGGGAGGTCACCCGTGGGGACGGGGACGTGgccgtggggatggggacaccgtGGGGAGGTGgccacggggatggggacaccgtGGGACGTGGttgtggggatggggacaccgtGGGGAGGTGGttgtggggatggggacatggttatggggatggggacatgaTTGTGGGGACACCACTGGGACACAGCCATGGAGGTGGGGACACAACCATGGGGATGAGACACTACGAGGACATagccatggggatggggacaccacGGGGACACCGCCATGGAGGTGGGGACACCACGGGGACAtggctgtggggatggggacaccatGAGGACACCGCCATGGAGGTGGGGACACCACGGGGACAtggctgtggggatggggacaccatGAGGACACCGCCATGGAGGTGGGGACACCACGGGGACAtggctgtggggatggggacaccatGAGGACACCGCCATGGAGGTGGGGACACCACGGGGACAtggctgtggggatggggacaacATGAGGACACCGCCATGGAGGTGGGGACACCACGGGGACAtggctgtggggatggggacaccatGAGGACACCGCCATGGAGGTGGGGACACCACGGGGACAtggctgtggggatggggacaccatGAGGACACCGCCATGGGGACAGGGTCCAGGTGGCACTGACCGGGGACAGCGGGGGGCACAGTGCGGCGCAGGGCGGTGACGGTGGCCATGGCGATCTCCTCGGGGGTGTACTTCTTGGTGCAGGCGTGGCCAGGTGTCACCATGTTGGGCTTCAGCAGCGTCCCCTCCAGGTAGACGTGGTGGTCGCTCAGCGCCTTGTAGacagctgccagcacctgggGACAACGGGACATTGGTGGGGACACGGCAGGGATGCGGTGGGGACACGTTGGGGACACGTTGGGGAAGTCACCCACCTTCTCGGTCACGTACTGGCAGTGCTTCAGGTCGTGGTCACCATCCGGGAGGATCTCGGGCTCCACGATGGGGACGATGCCGTTCTGTGGGGACACGAGGAACGTTGGGGACAGGGCCACCCCATGGTGACCAGGAGGGGACGCGGGGACGGGGACATGGTGGTGGCCAGGGCACGGCATGGTGGGAGGTGGCCCAGGTGCcctggggtggcaggaggggacgTGGAGGTGACATTGCATCACCTCGCATCACCGTGCCACGTCTGGTGACGCCCACTGAAGCTGGGAGGCCACCAAGCACCACGGGACACCCAGGGGGGACACAggcatggggctggggacagcgaGGTGACACGGGATCGGTAAGGACACGCTGACCCAAGGACACGGAGGTGCCACCACGCTACGTCTAGCTACCACCACACCGCGTCACCCTGCAGCTTGGAGGCCACCAACCACCACAAGGTACCCAGAGGTGACacggggacggggctggggacaaggaggacagcagggaggggacagggacctGCTGGCAGATGCTGGCGTAGCGGGCGAGGACGTTGGCGTTCTCCATCACGGCCAGGCGCGTGGGCGTGTGCTCGGAGATCTTGAGGACACAGCGCCACTTGGCGAAGTCAGCCCcgtccttcttgtactgggcgCAGCGCTCCATCAGCCcgtccagccctggggacaccgAGGGGGCATCAGGGGTGGGGACACCGAGGAGGCGTGGGGACGGCATCAGGGATGAGGTCACTGCGGTGGCATCAAGGGTGGGGACGCATGTAGGGTGGGGGGGCAACAGGAAGGATGGGGCCGCCCTGGTGGCATCAGGGATGGGGACACAACGAGGCACGGGGACAGCATGGTGGCACCAGGGACGGAAACCCTGTGGCGGCATCAGAGGTGGGGACAGCAATGGGGCACGGGGACAGCAcgagggatggggacaccatGGTGGCATCAGGGGTGGGGACACCAGTGGGGCTTGGGGGCAGCATCAGGGATGGGGACACGAGAAGGGTGTGGGGGCAACATGAGGGATGCTGTGATGACATCAGGGATGGGGACCCCGTGGTGGGGACACCGTGGTGGCATCAGGCTGTCACTCACCCTGGGTCGTGGTCTCGCCGTTGGTGCCAGCCAGGGGCACCACCCCCTTGTCCACctgggggacagggacaggttGATGTGGTTGACCTGGTTCCAGGACCACCCAtgcccccgtgtccccccccaacAGCCCCAGTGTCCCCACAATGTCCCCAAGGCACGTCCACCTCACACACCAACAGGGACTTCTGATGAAGCCACCTCTGATGTGGTTGATGGAGCACCCAAGCCCTCAACACTCCCGTCACCTCGACATCCACACTGTCCCCAAGGCGCCCGACATCCCCGCGATGTCCCCAGGTTGTCCCCACCTCAACACCAACAACGATGTCTGATGAAGCCACCTTTCATCTGGTTGATCTGGCTCGAGAAGCACCCAAACCCCCAACACCTCCCATGGCTCCCCAACACCCCCAACGTCCCCATGATGTCCCTGAGGCGTCCCCACCTCAACGCCAACAAGGACGCTTGATGAAGCCACCTTTGATGTGGTTCCCGGAGCACCCAAGCCCTCCCCAACGCCCCCAACGTCTCCGTGTCCCCGAGGCGTCCCCACCTCAACGCCAACAAGGACGCTTGACGAAGCCACCTTTGATGTGGTTGACCCGGCTGAAGGAGCACCCAAGCCCTCAATGCCCCCGTGTCCCTCCCAAcgtccccatgtccccaaggTGTCCCCCGACGTCCCCGAGGTGTCCCCACCTTGATGCCGACGAGGGCGCCCTTGCTGCGGATGACCTGGGGGAAGGGACGCCCATCGTCCGCCTTCTGGTAGAGGGTCTCGTGGAAGAGGATGACCCCGCCGATGCACGGGTCCACCCGGCTGTCGGCGGTGAAGAGCAGCTGCCGGTACCAGCGCCGGTTTTCTTCCGTGTTCTCCGCTCCCACTGAGCTCAGGCGCTTGGCGATGCTGCCTGCAGTCGTTCCAGTATAAACCAGTCACTCCCAGTTCAGACCAGTATAGACCAATAGCCCCAACTGCCCTCCTGGTGCTGCCCCAGATCTCCCAGTAACTCCCAGTGCAGCTCCAGGAGCTCCCAGGAGCCCCTGGTGCCACCGCAGACTCTTCACGACGCTGCCTGCAGCCATCCCAGTATAAACCAGTCACTCCCAGTATAGACCAATAACCCCAAGTGGTCTCCTGGCGCTGCCCCAGCATGTCCCAGTAGCTCCCAGTGCAGCCCCAGAAGCTCTCAGGACCCTCCTCCCGGTGCCACCTTAAAGTTCTCAGATGCTTTGCAATGCTCCCAGTCACCATCCCAGTACAAACCAGTCACTCCCAGTTCAGCCCAGTAAGCCCCACTGCCCTCCTGGCGATGTCCCCATAGCTCCCAGTGCAGCTCCAGGAGCTCCCAGGAGCCCCTGGTGCCACCTCAGGGTGCTCAGACTCTTCACAATCCTACCTGCAGCCATCCCAGTATAAACCAGTCACTCCCAGTTCAGCCCAGTAGCTCAGTATCCCAAACCGGTCTCCTGGCGCTGCCCCTAGTGCCTCCCAGTAGCTCCCAGTTCAGCCCCAGTAGCTCCCAGGGATCTCCCGCTGCCACCTTGAAGTTCTCGGATACTTCCGCATGCTTCTAGCTACCATCCCAGTACAAGCCAGTTACCCCCAGTATAGCCCAGTATGGCCCGCTGCCCTCAGGATGCTgccccagtgcctcccagtagCTCCCAGTTTAGCCCTAATAGCTCTCAGGACCCTCCTGGTGCCACCTCGGTGTGCTCAGCTGCTTCCCATGCTCTCTGCAGCCATCCCAGTATAAACCAGTTCAGCCCAGTATAGCCCAGTAACCCCCACTGGTCTCCTGGTGCTGCCCTAGTGCCTCCCAGTagctcccagtgcctcccagtgccaccccccacccccctgtgCCATACCACCTCAGGGCACTGGGGTGCTCGGCCAGGCTCCCTGCAAGCTCCCAGTGCTTCCCAGTTAGGCTCAGTAGCTCCCAGTACACCCCAGGTGCCGCCCCAGTACTTTCCAGTCCAGCCCTGGTGTCTCCCAGTAGCTCCCAAGGTCCTCTCAGTGCTGCCCCAGTAGGTCCCAGTAGATCCCAGTAGCTCCCAGGGCTCTCCAGGCATAACCCCAGTAGCTCCCAGTGCTTCCCCAGTAGCTCCCAGTGCTTCCCCAGTAGCTCCCTAATCCCTTCCTAGTAGTTCCtagtccctcccagtgccccccgatcccctcccagtccctcccagtgcccccagtcaCCCACCAGTGGACTCATCGGCGGCCAGGATGCCCTTCCCGGGAGCTACGATACGCTGGGCGATGGACGCCAGCTCCTGCTTCTGCTCCGGGCTCAGCGCTGCCACCGGTGGGGACATCGCGACGGCTGTGGGGACGTCACCAGTAACATCAATGACATCAGCAGCAACGACATCCTGCGACGTGagggccctgcctgcccccatGGCTGCCCCGGGGCGAGAGGGGGCGggacccacgagtttggggggaccggggggggggacacgacacacaGGACACCCAGGGGTCTGGGGAGCACCCAGGGGTCTGGGAAACCTGCAGTGACCCAGGGAGCACCCAGGAGTTTGGGGGGGACACCCGGAAGTTTGGGTGGGGGGAGAtgggaccccccccacacccaggGGACACCCAAGAATTTGGGGGGGACACCCAGGAGAGTGGGTGGGGGGAGATGGGACCCCCACACACCCAGGGGACACCCAAGAGTTTGGGTGGGGGGAGATgggacccccccacacacccagGGGACACCCAAGAGTTTGGGTGGGGGGCGATGGGACCCCCCCCACAGACCCAGGGGACACCCAAGAGTTTGGGGGGACACCCAGGAGAGTGGGTGGGGAGAGATgggacccccccacacacacacacccccacaccacCCCCCAGGGGACACCCAGAAGTTTGGGTGGGGGGAGatgggacccccccacccagggAACACCCAGGCGTCCGGGAAACCTGGAAGGACCCAGACGTCCGGAGGGAACTCGGAGGGGGAGacccagggtgggggggggggataggGGGACCccagggaaaaggggggggggggcgaggaggaggaggaaggaagggggtgAGACGGACCCAGGCGTCCGGGCGCTGCGGGAGGCGAGCTGGAAATGGAGGGGACCCAGAAATGCGGGGAGGGCACCCCGAGGTGCGGGGAGGGCACCCAGGGTGTGGCCGGGGGCAGGGAGCAAGGGAGGGACCCGGGCGTCATCGtgtcccttccccccccgccccccccccacccaaggGAACCCCAAGGGCGTTTCAAGGGTAGGGAGAGGAACCCAGATCCGGGAAGggtcccctcccccccaccccaacgTGGGACCCACGTCTCCCCCCACATCTCCACCCTTCACCCCCCAATCTCCACCCTTTCACTCCAAAAATCTCCCTCCAGGCAGCAAAATCTGCCTTTTTAGCCCCAAATCTGCTACCCCCAGGGCCCAAAATTCTTCCTCCGAACCTCAAACCTGCTCTTTTCACTCCAAATCTGCCCTTTTCACCCCAAAATCTCCCTCCAGGTAACAAAATCTGCCCCCTTTTAACCCTAAATCTGCCTCTCTTCACCCCAAAacttctccccacccccaaaatcTGCCCCTTTTGCCCCCCAATCTGCCTCCAGAACCCCAAATCTGCCTTTCCCCCCCAAATTATGCTCCTCCACACCCCAGAATCGACCTTTTTCATCCCAAAACCTCCCCCTCCGCCCCCAAATTCTACCTTTTTCACCTCAAATCTACCCCGATGCCAAAATCAGCCCCTTATACCCCCAAAaatcccccccacaccccaaacCTGCCTTTTTTACCTCAAAATGTGCCTTTGTACCCCCAAGTCTCCTCCCAGATTCCCAAATCTGCCTCTCTTAGCCCTAAATCTGGCCCCACACCCCAGAATCTGCAATTTTCACCTCAAATCTGCCCCTTTCACCCCAAAACCTGCCCCTTCACATAAAAATGTGCCTTTTTCGCACCAATTTTTTACCTCAGAATTCCCCTCACACCccaaaatctgcctttttcaCCCCAAAATCTCCCCAAGCCCCCCAAATCTGCCTTGTTTTACCTCAAAATCTGGCCCTTTCACCTCAGGATTTCCttccacccccccaaaaactgCCTTTTTCACCGCAAAATCAGCTCCAGCACCCCAAAATACACACTTTTAACcccaaaatctgcatttttcacCTCAGAATTTCCCCCCGCACcccaaaatctgcatttttcacCCCCAAATCTCCCCCAAGACCCccaaatctgcctttttttacCTCAAAAACTGTCTCTTTTACGtcaaaatcttcctctttcccctcacaagccgccccccccacccccaaaagcGCCTCttttcaccccaaaacccaccgccacccccctccccctccccccacctgGTCGCGGGGTGCGGCGGGGCGCGTGGGGCGGGGGGCGTGGCCGCGCCGTGACGACGTCACTCCCCCCCACAGCGGGGCGGGGCCTTAAAGGGGCGATGCCGCGCTGAGTCACGGTGGGGCTCACcatgggttttggggtgccccGGGGCGGTTTTAGGGATCCCAGGAGGATTTAGGGGTGCCGAGGGGGGTGTGAGGTTTGCATAGGGATTTTGGAGTGCcgcggggggtcccgggggtgTGTCTTGGGGTCCACGAGGGATATTGGGGTGcgggggggttttggggtgcccgGGGGTATTGGGGTGCAGAGGGGTCCGGAGGGTGCTGGGAGGATtttggggtgcggggggggtaGAAGTGGATTTtggggtgctgcgggggggtATTGGGGTACCTGCGAGGGTCCCCGTGTGATtttggggtgcggggggggtaGTCcaggggggttttggggtgcgggggggggaagggtgtTGCAGGCCTTGAGGGGGCAGTtttggggtgcggggggggtcCCACCACCGGGGTTGGAAGGTTTTGGGGGTGCagtggggggggaaggaaaggtggGGGGGGCCCCAAAAACTCACCGTGGGGTGTCCAGGGGCGGCAccgggggtgctgggggctccCCCTTATATAGGGGCTCCcgaagggaggggggggagcggggggggccCCCCCTTTCCTGACCTTCTCGGGTGACCTCTGCCCTTTCGGCCGCCAAAAAtagcccccccgcccctcccccacctccctccgcgggggggggaggggaaaggccccctcccccccctttttagGGGGGGCCCTCCTTGATCGCCCCCCTTAGGCCCCCCCATCCTTTCGGGGATCCCCCCGCTATTTTGGGGACACCCCCCTCTtattttgcccccccccccatttagGGGATCCCCAACCCTGCGGCTGTACCCCCCTCCCTTTATGGGGTCCCCCCATTTTTGCCCCCCCGCCGGTTTtagggtgccccccccccccccccggttttGGCCGCCATGGCaacgcgggggggggggaagctggtGGTTTCC contains:
- the ALDOA gene encoding fructose-bisphosphate aldolase A isoform X2, which produces MSPPVAALSPEQKQELASIAQRIVAPGKGILAADESTGSIAKRLSSVGAENTEENRRWYRQLLFTADSRVDPCIGGVILFHETLYQKADDGRPFPQVIRSKGALVGIKVDKGVVPLAGTNGETTTQGLDGLMERCAQYKKDGADFAKWRCVLKISEHTPTRLAVMENANVLARYASICQQNGIVPIVEPEILPDGDHDLKHCQYVTEKVLAAVYKALSDHHVYLEGTLLKPNMVTPGHACTKKYTPEEIAMATVTALRRTVPPAVPGITFLSGGQSEEEASLNLNAINRCPLARPWALTFSYGRALQASALRAWAGKKDNTKAAQEEYVKRALANSLACQGKYTPSGPAGAAASESLFISNHAY
- the ALDOA gene encoding fructose-bisphosphate aldolase A isoform X1 encodes the protein MTPGSLPCSLPPATPWVPSPHLGVPSPHFWVPSISSSPPAAPGRLAVAMSPPVAALSPEQKQELASIAQRIVAPGKGILAADESTGSIAKRLSSVGAENTEENRRWYRQLLFTADSRVDPCIGGVILFHETLYQKADDGRPFPQVIRSKGALVGIKVDKGVVPLAGTNGETTTQGLDGLMERCAQYKKDGADFAKWRCVLKISEHTPTRLAVMENANVLARYASICQQNGIVPIVEPEILPDGDHDLKHCQYVTEKVLAAVYKALSDHHVYLEGTLLKPNMVTPGHACTKKYTPEEIAMATVTALRRTVPPAVPGITFLSGGQSEEEASLNLNAINRCPLARPWALTFSYGRALQASALRAWAGKKDNTKAAQEEYVKRALANSLACQGKYTPSGPAGAAASESLFISNHAY